A window from Salvelinus sp. IW2-2015 linkage group LG5, ASM291031v2, whole genome shotgun sequence encodes these proteins:
- the LOC111964283 gene encoding matrin-3 isoform X2 produces the protein MEGSEGQSSARKGSGDGALSAMNLYATLGLSPEDVDALAKIPENEISVETLPYLIMQLKASRAKQEEQGEPSPKRDGQEEDTDVKDRGRRDSPPAFRRQSSSHSDTDYKKVEVRPEQAEARKDSHHTRPSTEKTSDSQPSSYQLEDFQGVVPNIYPHTCSLCFCMLNSTKQWKDHLNGLRHAEGCRELLRLYPDWEKQDVQGKKIPISIPSRDANSPPRRAPRPAMPYKRQHSSDRVGGEVWSAPERHHLKPKAGTKVVVAKYPRGSVAVEDLVTLAKPFGTVVKHLVFPCKGFVELGSHKEAVNMVDHYSESKAIVKGNGLTLYLSPVVCSIYTPRSDEPPGKRPNKQVSNTVVCFSRVSPGKERESEILDLAKMFGDVRHSSFLSDQALIEMVDWKDADIMVKYYHSNPLKINGKSVKVSLSSSLKHLRESPDSTTSRRADSSKSQSSRQKSEETSKNSNSTNKEGPSTGKQPAEKVVEQGKGQQSSSEEVKEEVKQDIKDEEIKEKIEEVVKNERKGEDINLENKDPDKESVQVEDDQSSLDKFGAGVDTNDSAPSKSASLVADSKDKGEPESTELLADNTLEDSDLKAADDPALCDADVTMEDMMEQESFHEHGDDMDDMDFPDNMDDFVTLDELDNDIGEDASMESKDSSWDGKVVHISPIRKGYRDVEVAILKLAERANVKVVNRTISFFRQEGWLELDTTDEAHKLVKFYKGKAQLLGKPVDIRMCYSQKKLESPSGRSIYICLLPRQKYSDVSLLRLAQPFGKITGYHLNWVHRKCYIQFESVEAAQKMVKKCFQRPPRFYGTLIRVSLCKKGDSLISWKPPVKYELWLASQNNRRTRDRHGDETNGQSAKSHSPVVKEKDVQRPVSDSEGVCVDPEGEETSGVEAVPEGEKKKKQQEPLGPYQPDNPVGLDYLVPRTGFFCKLCNIFYTNEKTANSVHCSSEEHYLNLKRKMDEDKQPLAD, from the exons ATGGAGGGCAGTGAGGGTCAAAGTTCTGCACGCAAAGGATCTGGTGATGGAGCGTTGAGCGCTATGAATTTATATGCCACTCTGGGGCTCTCTCCAGAAGACGTGGATGCTCTGGCCAAGATTCCAGAGAACGAGATCAGTGTGGAGACACTGCCTTATCTGATAATGCAACTGAAGGCCAGTCGAGCCAAgcaagaggagcagggagagccCTCCCCAAAGAGAGACGGACAGGAAGAGGATACAGATGTTAAAGACCGCGGCAGACGGGACAGTCCCCCTGCATTCCGTCGCCAGTCAAGCAGCCATAGTGACACTGACTATAAGAAAGTGGAGGTGCGACCAGAGCAGGCCGAGGCAAGAAAAGATTCCCACCACACTAGGCCCTCAACGGAAAAAACATCAGACAGCCAACCTTCTTCCTATCAATTGGAAGATTTTCAAGGAGTTGTGCCCAATATTTACCCACACACATGCTCGCTATGTTTCTGTATGTTGAATTCTACTAAG CAATGGAAGGATCATCTCAATGGATTACGCCATGCAGAGGGCTGTCGAGAACTCTTGCGTCT atatccAGATTGGGAAAAACAAGATGTCCAAGGGAAGAAAAT ACCAATTTCCATCCCAAGTAGAGATGCTAATTCACCGCCCAGAAGAGCGCCACGTCCTGCTATGCCTTACAAGAGACAACATAGCTCAGACCGCGTAGGAG GTGAAGTCTGGTCTGCACCAGAAAGACACCATTTGAAGCCCAAG GCTGGCACAAAGGTGGTGGTTGCTAAATATCCCCGTGGGTCTGTTGCTGTTGAAGACTTGGTGACTTTGGCTAAGCCATTCGGCACAGTTGTAAAACATCTGGTGTTCCCCTGCAAG GGCTTTGTGGAGTTGGGTTCGCACAAAGAGGCAGTCAATATGGTGGATCACTACAGTGAAAGCAAAGCTATTGTGAAGGGAAATGGTTTGACTCTGTACCTGTCACCTGTAGTGTGCAGTATTTAT ACGCCAAGGTCGGATGAACCACCAGGAAAACGCCCCAACAAACAAGTTAGCAATACAGTAGTTTGTTTTTCCCGCGTATCTCCTGGGAAAGAAAGAGAATCTGAGATTCTCGATCTTGCCAAGATGTTTGGGGATGTGAGACATTCGTCATTTTTAAGTGATCAG GCCCTGATTGAGATGGTAGATTGGAAGGATGCTGACATTATGGTGAAGTACTACCACTCCAACCCCCTCAAGATCAATGGAAAGAGTGTCAAAGTCAGCTTGTCATCGTCACTGAAGCATCTGAG AGAAAGTCCTGACTCCACCACATCCAGAAGAGCAGATTCCAGTAAAAGCCAAAGCAGCAGACAGAAGAGCGAGGAGACCAGCAAGAACTCAAACTCCACAAACAAAGAGGGACCCAGTACAGGCAAACAACCTGCTGAGAAAGTGGTGGAACAAGGAAAAGGTCAACAAAGCTCCTCAGAGGAGGTTAAGGAAGAGGTAAAGCAGGACATCAAGGACGAGGAGATCAAGGAAAAGATCGAGGAGGTGGTCAAGaatgagagaaagggggaggacaTTAATTTGGAAAACAAAGATCCAGACAAAGAGAGCGTCCAGGTTGAAGATGACCAAAGCTCGTTAGATAAGTTTGGAGCTGGTGTTGATACTAACGACTCTGCTCCTTCCAAAAGTGCCTCTCTGGTGGCTGACTCTAAAGATAAGGGGGAACCTGAAAGCACAGAATTGTTGGCAGACAATACCTTGGAGGATTCTGACCTAAAGGCTGCCGATGATCCAGCTCTGTGTGATGCTGACGTCACAATGGAGGACATGATGGAACAGGAGAGCTTTCACGAACATGGT GACGATATGGATGACATGGATTTCCCTGATAACATGGATGATTTTGTTACATTGGATGAACTCGACAACGATATTGGAGAGGATGCGTCAATGG AGTCAAAGGATTCTTCATGG GATGGAAAAGTTGTCCATATTAGCCCAATCAGAAAGGGCTATAGAGACGTAGAGGTGGCCATCTTGAAACTGGCAGAGCGAGCAAATGTGAAAGTTGTAAACCGTACCATATCCTTCTTCAGACAGGAG gGATGGTTAGAGCTTGATACTACCGATGAAGCGCATAAGTTGGTGAAATTCTACAAAGGCAAAGCACAGTTGTTGGGGAAACCTGTCGATATTAGAATGTGCTATTCACAGAAAAAGTTGGAG AGTCCCAGTGGGAGATCCATCTACATTTGTTTGCTTCCACGGCAGAAGTACTCGGACGTCTCTCTGTTACGGCTTGCCCAACCTTTTGGGAAAATCACTGGCTATCATTTGAACTGGGTTCATAGAAAG TGTTATATCCAGTTTGAGAGTGTGGAAGCCGCTCAGAAAATGGTGAAGAAGTGCTTCCAACGTCCTCCCAGATTTTACGGCACCCTGATAAGGGtcagtttgtgcaaaaagggagACTCACTGATATCCTG GAAGCCTCCAGTCAAGTATGAGCTGTGGTTGGCCAGTCAGAACAACAGAAGAACAAGAGATCGCCATGGAGATGAGACTAATGGCCAGTCAGCCAAAAGCCACTCTCCAGTGGTGAAAGAGAAG GATGTCCAGCGACCTGTGTCTGATAGTGAGGGGGTCTGTGTGGACCCTGAGGGTGAGGAGACCAGTGGTGTGGAAGCTGtcccagagggagagaagaagaagaagcagcaggAGCCTCTGGGTCCTTATCAACCTGACAACCCTGTTG GGTTAGACTATCTGGTGCCAAGGACCGGATTCTTCTGCAAGCTGTGCAACATCTTCTACACTAATGAGAAAACAGCCAACTCAGTCCACTGTAGCAGTGAGGAACATTACCTAAACCTGAAG AGAAAGATGGATGAAGATAAACAGCCCTTAGCTGATTGA
- the LOC111964323 gene encoding transgelin-3 — translation MANRGPSYGLSREVQEKIDQKYILDLEARLVDWIILQVGGNIERPEPGRLNFQSWLKDGTILCRLINSLYPPGQEPIKKIPETKMVFKQMEKISQFLHAAEAYGLITGDLFQTVDLWEGKDMAAVQRTLSALGSMALTKDDGQYRGEPDWFHKKAQGNRREFSEEQLRQGRSLIGMQMGGNSGASQSGMTGYGMPRQIM, via the exons ATGGCTAACAGAGGACCCAGCTACGGACTGAGTAGGGAGGTTCAGGAGAAGATAGACCAGAAGTATATTCTGGACCTGGAGGCCAGACTGGTGGACTGGATCATCTTGCAGGTTGGGGGGAACATAGAGCGACCAGAGCCTGGGAGACTGAACTTCCAGAGCTGGCTCAAAGATGGAACA ATTCTTTGTAGGCTCATTAACAGCCTATATCCCCCTGGTCAAGAGCCCATAAAGAAGATCCCAGAGACAAAAATGGTCTTCAAGCAGATGGAAAAGATCTCCCAGTTCCTGCATGCAGCTGAAGCTTATGGGCTGATCACTGGGGACCTTTTCCAGACTGTGGACCTGTGGGAAG GGAAGGATATGGCTGCCGTGCAAAGGACCTTGTCGGCTCTAGGCAGTATGGCACTCACAAAGGATGATGGTCAATATCGTGGTGAACCTGATTGGTTTCATAA GAAAGCTCAGGGAAACCGGCGGGAGTTTTCTGAGGAGCAGCTGCGTCAAGGCCGTAGTCTGATTGGCATGCAGATGGGCGGCAACTCAGGGGCGTCTCAGTCTGGCATGACAGGGTACGGCATGCCACGCCAGATAATGTAA
- the LOC111964283 gene encoding matrin-3 isoform X1: MKTIKLTMELIEDEYTSLCPGNLRMEGSEGQSSARKGSGDGALSAMNLYATLGLSPEDVDALAKIPENEISVETLPYLIMQLKASRAKQEEQGEPSPKRDGQEEDTDVKDRGRRDSPPAFRRQSSSHSDTDYKKVEVRPEQAEARKDSHHTRPSTEKTSDSQPSSYQLEDFQGVVPNIYPHTCSLCFCMLNSTKQWKDHLNGLRHAEGCRELLRLYPDWEKQDVQGKKIPISIPSRDANSPPRRAPRPAMPYKRQHSSDRVGGEVWSAPERHHLKPKAGTKVVVAKYPRGSVAVEDLVTLAKPFGTVVKHLVFPCKGFVELGSHKEAVNMVDHYSESKAIVKGNGLTLYLSPVVCSIYTPRSDEPPGKRPNKQVSNTVVCFSRVSPGKERESEILDLAKMFGDVRHSSFLSDQALIEMVDWKDADIMVKYYHSNPLKINGKSVKVSLSSSLKHLRESPDSTTSRRADSSKSQSSRQKSEETSKNSNSTNKEGPSTGKQPAEKVVEQGKGQQSSSEEVKEEVKQDIKDEEIKEKIEEVVKNERKGEDINLENKDPDKESVQVEDDQSSLDKFGAGVDTNDSAPSKSASLVADSKDKGEPESTELLADNTLEDSDLKAADDPALCDADVTMEDMMEQESFHEHGDDMDDMDFPDNMDDFVTLDELDNDIGEDASMESKDSSWDGKVVHISPIRKGYRDVEVAILKLAERANVKVVNRTISFFRQEGWLELDTTDEAHKLVKFYKGKAQLLGKPVDIRMCYSQKKLESPSGRSIYICLLPRQKYSDVSLLRLAQPFGKITGYHLNWVHRKCYIQFESVEAAQKMVKKCFQRPPRFYGTLIRVSLCKKGDSLISWKPPVKYELWLASQNNRRTRDRHGDETNGQSAKSHSPVVKEKDVQRPVSDSEGVCVDPEGEETSGVEAVPEGEKKKKQQEPLGPYQPDNPVGLDYLVPRTGFFCKLCNIFYTNEKTANSVHCSSEEHYLNLKRKMDEDKQPLAD; this comes from the exons ATGAAGACTATCAAGCTAACCATGGAACTAATTGAAGATG AATACACTTCTTTGTGCCCTGGAAATTTGAGGATGGAGGGCAGTGAGGGTCAAAGTTCTGCACGCAAAGGATCTGGTGATGGAGCGTTGAGCGCTATGAATTTATATGCCACTCTGGGGCTCTCTCCAGAAGACGTGGATGCTCTGGCCAAGATTCCAGAGAACGAGATCAGTGTGGAGACACTGCCTTATCTGATAATGCAACTGAAGGCCAGTCGAGCCAAgcaagaggagcagggagagccCTCCCCAAAGAGAGACGGACAGGAAGAGGATACAGATGTTAAAGACCGCGGCAGACGGGACAGTCCCCCTGCATTCCGTCGCCAGTCAAGCAGCCATAGTGACACTGACTATAAGAAAGTGGAGGTGCGACCAGAGCAGGCCGAGGCAAGAAAAGATTCCCACCACACTAGGCCCTCAACGGAAAAAACATCAGACAGCCAACCTTCTTCCTATCAATTGGAAGATTTTCAAGGAGTTGTGCCCAATATTTACCCACACACATGCTCGCTATGTTTCTGTATGTTGAATTCTACTAAG CAATGGAAGGATCATCTCAATGGATTACGCCATGCAGAGGGCTGTCGAGAACTCTTGCGTCT atatccAGATTGGGAAAAACAAGATGTCCAAGGGAAGAAAAT ACCAATTTCCATCCCAAGTAGAGATGCTAATTCACCGCCCAGAAGAGCGCCACGTCCTGCTATGCCTTACAAGAGACAACATAGCTCAGACCGCGTAGGAG GTGAAGTCTGGTCTGCACCAGAAAGACACCATTTGAAGCCCAAG GCTGGCACAAAGGTGGTGGTTGCTAAATATCCCCGTGGGTCTGTTGCTGTTGAAGACTTGGTGACTTTGGCTAAGCCATTCGGCACAGTTGTAAAACATCTGGTGTTCCCCTGCAAG GGCTTTGTGGAGTTGGGTTCGCACAAAGAGGCAGTCAATATGGTGGATCACTACAGTGAAAGCAAAGCTATTGTGAAGGGAAATGGTTTGACTCTGTACCTGTCACCTGTAGTGTGCAGTATTTAT ACGCCAAGGTCGGATGAACCACCAGGAAAACGCCCCAACAAACAAGTTAGCAATACAGTAGTTTGTTTTTCCCGCGTATCTCCTGGGAAAGAAAGAGAATCTGAGATTCTCGATCTTGCCAAGATGTTTGGGGATGTGAGACATTCGTCATTTTTAAGTGATCAG GCCCTGATTGAGATGGTAGATTGGAAGGATGCTGACATTATGGTGAAGTACTACCACTCCAACCCCCTCAAGATCAATGGAAAGAGTGTCAAAGTCAGCTTGTCATCGTCACTGAAGCATCTGAG AGAAAGTCCTGACTCCACCACATCCAGAAGAGCAGATTCCAGTAAAAGCCAAAGCAGCAGACAGAAGAGCGAGGAGACCAGCAAGAACTCAAACTCCACAAACAAAGAGGGACCCAGTACAGGCAAACAACCTGCTGAGAAAGTGGTGGAACAAGGAAAAGGTCAACAAAGCTCCTCAGAGGAGGTTAAGGAAGAGGTAAAGCAGGACATCAAGGACGAGGAGATCAAGGAAAAGATCGAGGAGGTGGTCAAGaatgagagaaagggggaggacaTTAATTTGGAAAACAAAGATCCAGACAAAGAGAGCGTCCAGGTTGAAGATGACCAAAGCTCGTTAGATAAGTTTGGAGCTGGTGTTGATACTAACGACTCTGCTCCTTCCAAAAGTGCCTCTCTGGTGGCTGACTCTAAAGATAAGGGGGAACCTGAAAGCACAGAATTGTTGGCAGACAATACCTTGGAGGATTCTGACCTAAAGGCTGCCGATGATCCAGCTCTGTGTGATGCTGACGTCACAATGGAGGACATGATGGAACAGGAGAGCTTTCACGAACATGGT GACGATATGGATGACATGGATTTCCCTGATAACATGGATGATTTTGTTACATTGGATGAACTCGACAACGATATTGGAGAGGATGCGTCAATGG AGTCAAAGGATTCTTCATGG GATGGAAAAGTTGTCCATATTAGCCCAATCAGAAAGGGCTATAGAGACGTAGAGGTGGCCATCTTGAAACTGGCAGAGCGAGCAAATGTGAAAGTTGTAAACCGTACCATATCCTTCTTCAGACAGGAG gGATGGTTAGAGCTTGATACTACCGATGAAGCGCATAAGTTGGTGAAATTCTACAAAGGCAAAGCACAGTTGTTGGGGAAACCTGTCGATATTAGAATGTGCTATTCACAGAAAAAGTTGGAG AGTCCCAGTGGGAGATCCATCTACATTTGTTTGCTTCCACGGCAGAAGTACTCGGACGTCTCTCTGTTACGGCTTGCCCAACCTTTTGGGAAAATCACTGGCTATCATTTGAACTGGGTTCATAGAAAG TGTTATATCCAGTTTGAGAGTGTGGAAGCCGCTCAGAAAATGGTGAAGAAGTGCTTCCAACGTCCTCCCAGATTTTACGGCACCCTGATAAGGGtcagtttgtgcaaaaagggagACTCACTGATATCCTG GAAGCCTCCAGTCAAGTATGAGCTGTGGTTGGCCAGTCAGAACAACAGAAGAACAAGAGATCGCCATGGAGATGAGACTAATGGCCAGTCAGCCAAAAGCCACTCTCCAGTGGTGAAAGAGAAG GATGTCCAGCGACCTGTGTCTGATAGTGAGGGGGTCTGTGTGGACCCTGAGGGTGAGGAGACCAGTGGTGTGGAAGCTGtcccagagggagagaagaagaagaagcagcaggAGCCTCTGGGTCCTTATCAACCTGACAACCCTGTTG GGTTAGACTATCTGGTGCCAAGGACCGGATTCTTCTGCAAGCTGTGCAACATCTTCTACACTAATGAGAAAACAGCCAACTCAGTCCACTGTAGCAGTGAGGAACATTACCTAAACCTGAAG AGAAAGATGGATGAAGATAAACAGCCCTTAGCTGATTGA
- the abhd10a gene encoding abhydrolase domain containing 10, depalmitoylase a, with protein sequence MAYILVRRFSRVFQLNVQRQDIMFSGVRHKSTVHYATRPDQPKLAYRKVKGKSPGVVFLPGFASNMGGKKAEALEEFCQSLGHSYLRFDYTGCGSSEGEIVDGTVGTWKRDVLYVLDELVEGPQILVGSSMGGWLMCLAAIARPERTAAMVGISTAADHFVTVYNTLPIEVRKEIEEKGQWVVPTKHNEEGSITFTTEFLKEAEQHCVLQSPIPVTCPVRLIHGMKDQDVPWHVSMQLAERVLSNDVDVILRKHGQHRMAEKEDIKLIVYTIDDLIDKLTTLV encoded by the exons ATGGCGTATATTTTAGTAAGGCGTTTCAGCAGGGTTTTCCAATTAAATGTCCAAAGACAAGATATTATGTTTTCGG GAGTGAGACATAAGTCTACAGTGCATTATGCTACACGCCCAGACCAGCCGAAACTGGCTTATAGAAAAGTGAAGGGGAAGAGCCCAGGGGTAGTGTTCTTGCCGGGGTTTGCCTCAAACATGGGTGGGAAGAAAGCAGAAGCCCTTGAGGAGTTCTGCCAGTCACTAGGCCACTCTTACCTACG GTTTGACTATACAGGCTGTGGGTCTTCTGAAGGTGAAATAGTAGATGGCACTGTTGGCACTTGGAAGAGGGATGTTCTATATGTATTGGACGAGCTTGTGGAGGGGCCACAA ATTCTGGTTGGCTCCAGTATGGGCGGCTGGCTGATGTGCCTGGCAGCTATAGCTCGTCCAGAAAGAACTGCGGCCATGGTTGGCATCTCTACAGCAGCTGACCACTTTGTAACGGTCTACAATACACTTCCTATTGAG GTGAGGAAGGAGATTGAAGAGAAGGGGCAGTGGGTGGTTCCTACCAAACACAATGAGGAGGGCTCCATCACGTTCACCACAGAGTTCCTGAAGGAGGCAGAGCAGCACTGCGTTCTGCAGAGCCCCATTCCAGTGACTTGCCCGGTGAGGCTCATCCATGGGATGAAGGACCAGGATGTGCCTTGGCACGTCTCCATGCAGCTAGCTGAGCGTGTGCTTAGCAACGACGTTGACGTCATCTTGCGCAAGCATGGCCAGCACCGCATGGCAGAAAAGGAGGACATCAAGCTCATAGTCTACACCATCGATGACCTCATAGACAAGCTGACCACGTTGGTTTGA